A genomic stretch from Elusimicrobiota bacterium includes:
- a CDS encoding AAA family ATPase has product MEAQKIYTLEQLRLRHPNAYKSWTPEEDAELLKQRQNGLAVRELAELFGRKRGAISSRLKKLLETPEESLEQEPSGHQPVDERPKKTTVMTRLSPTPIFLLTQDQEKAREAIDAWRRSASKQVLTLGGYAGTGKTTVIAETVKRWSKRPRVAFCCYTGKAADILRDKLVKTGAIKTGDYCGTIHGLIYEAAGEDADEKGKIEICWERKDSIEADLLVVDEASMVSREIWEDLCFFGVPILAVGDHGQLPPIGGKGNLMENPDIRLETIHRQAKESPIIKLSIMAREEGKIPIGEYGPSIVKTDDDAACWRYPSLDKVMFLCGRNKTRVALNAQIRERLGLHSLEPVAGDRVICLRNARRFKVFNGMLGIVQSIKASGENFYRTKIRMDSDVVFKGRISRSQFGQERTLEYTENQGCLFDWGYALTVHKAQGSEAAQVVLFEERFSQMSEDEWRRWLYTAVTRASQELVIIGN; this is encoded by the coding sequence ATGGAAGCCCAAAAAATTTATACCCTGGAGCAGTTGCGCCTGCGCCATCCCAACGCCTATAAGTCCTGGACTCCGGAGGAAGACGCCGAGCTTCTGAAGCAGCGTCAAAATGGGCTGGCCGTAAGAGAACTGGCCGAGCTCTTCGGCAGGAAGCGAGGGGCTATCTCCAGTCGCTTAAAGAAGCTATTGGAAACGCCGGAAGAGTCGCTCGAACAGGAACCTTCCGGCCATCAGCCGGTGGATGAGCGGCCGAAAAAGACAACGGTGATGACCCGTCTAAGTCCGACTCCCATTTTTCTTCTGACCCAGGATCAAGAAAAAGCGCGTGAGGCGATTGACGCCTGGAGGCGGTCCGCTTCAAAACAGGTGCTGACCCTGGGCGGCTATGCCGGCACCGGCAAAACAACGGTGATCGCCGAAACCGTCAAGCGCTGGTCCAAGCGGCCGCGCGTCGCTTTCTGCTGCTACACGGGAAAAGCCGCGGATATTTTACGGGACAAGCTCGTTAAAACCGGCGCGATTAAAACCGGGGATTATTGCGGGACCATTCACGGCTTGATTTATGAAGCGGCGGGCGAGGACGCGGATGAGAAGGGAAAAATCGAGATTTGTTGGGAGAGAAAAGATTCGATTGAGGCCGATCTTCTTGTCGTGGACGAGGCGTCCATGGTATCCCGTGAGATTTGGGAGGACCTGTGTTTCTTCGGCGTGCCGATTTTAGCGGTCGGCGATCATGGTCAATTGCCGCCGATCGGCGGTAAGGGCAATTTGATGGAAAATCCGGACATTCGTCTGGAAACCATTCATCGCCAAGCCAAGGAAAGCCCGATTATCAAACTCTCCATTATGGCCCGGGAAGAGGGGAAGATTCCGATCGGCGAATATGGGCCGTCGATTGTAAAAACCGACGACGATGCCGCTTGTTGGCGTTATCCGTCGTTGGATAAAGTGATGTTTTTATGCGGCAGGAATAAAACCAGGGTGGCTTTAAACGCTCAAATCAGAGAGAGGCTCGGCCTGCATTCCCTCGAACCCGTGGCCGGTGATCGCGTGATTTGCTTGAGGAACGCCCGGCGCTTTAAGGTATTCAACGGCATGCTGGGCATCGTTCAATCAATCAAAGCTTCGGGAGAAAATTTTTACCGGACCAAAATCCGGATGGATTCCGACGTTGTCTTTAAGGGCCGGATTTCCCGCTCTCAATTCGGCCAAGAGCGCACCTTGGAATACACGGAGAACCAGGGCTGCCTTTTTGACTGGGGCTATGCGCTCACCGTGCATAAAGCTCAGGGCAGCGAAGCGGCCCAAGTCGTTCTTTTCGAGGAGCGCTTCTCCCAAATGAGCGAAGATGAATGGCGCCGCTGGCTCTACACGGCCGTGACCCGGGCTTCCCAAGAGCTGGTGATTATCGGGAATTGA
- a CDS encoding ABC transporter permease — protein MSAVAAVFYRDYRHRRTNIGFVFWDLFVPVAYLTLFGLGFERMMGGDLAIGGISASYTDFFLAGVLAMSSFGIAMNTSWGFFMDKDSGIFYELLTYPITRRQFLLGKICFNVLLSLIGSLAAITLGALFLGINVRWAWLPATLGVVALTTAGWFFLFAIVAIRMTRMDSFNTFTSAAYIILMFLSSMFYPIEDLPAWFQVIARINPMTWQVDVLRFSLLGVGTPAVALIELICFGAFALVGLSFAVKAIDRAG, from the coding sequence ATGAGCGCGGTCGCGGCCGTATTCTACCGGGATTACCGGCACCGAAGAACCAATATCGGCTTCGTATTTTGGGACCTGTTCGTTCCCGTGGCTTATTTGACGCTGTTCGGCCTGGGATTCGAACGCATGATGGGCGGCGATTTGGCCATCGGGGGCATCAGCGCCTCCTACACGGATTTCTTTTTGGCGGGCGTTTTAGCCATGAGCTCGTTCGGCATCGCCATGAACACCTCATGGGGCTTTTTCATGGACAAGGATTCCGGCATCTTCTATGAACTGCTGACTTACCCCATCACCCGGCGGCAATTTCTTTTGGGCAAAATCTGCTTCAACGTTCTCTTAAGTTTGATCGGCTCTCTTGCGGCCATCACATTAGGCGCCCTTTTTTTGGGCATTAACGTGCGCTGGGCCTGGCTGCCGGCAACGCTGGGCGTCGTGGCCTTGACCACGGCCGGATGGTTTTTTCTCTTCGCGATTGTGGCCATCCGCATGACGCGCATGGACTCGTTCAACACATTCACCAGCGCCGCTTATATCATCCTCATGTTTTTATCCTCCATGTTTTATCCCATCGAGGATCTTCCGGCTTGGTTTCAGGTCATCGCCCGGATTAATCCCATGACCTGGCAAGTGGATGTGCTGCGTTTTAGCCTGCTTGGGGTCGGAACTCCGGCCGTCGCGCTCATCGAACTCATCTGTTTCGGGGCATTTGCGCTCGTCGGCCTTTCATTCGCGGTCAAAGCCATCGACCGCGCCGGGTAA
- a CDS encoding ABC transporter ATP-binding protein, giving the protein MNAIEAEHIQKVYIGAGKEPVRAADGISFAVPRGKIYGLLGPNGAGKSTMVKILTTITQPSSGRALVHGFDVARQPLDVRRHIAVVLQQTAVDGMLTVEDNLKTYAYLHGLPKQEAGKRIAAILEEFELGYKTREMAQDLSQGTKRRLQVAKIFLTDAPVVFLDECTTGMDPFMRRRVLERVRREAKNGKTVLLTTQVLSEAEELCDHIMIIHQGKTLASGNLRELRRLSKQTFRVRITFAQADGNLNGLLQNLKPAELNIEGENADLLFKGEEETSLLDHLAAVSRKAPIKNFEVRGASLEDIFVDLVGEQKS; this is encoded by the coding sequence ATGAACGCCATTGAAGCGGAACATATCCAAAAGGTTTACATAGGAGCCGGAAAAGAACCGGTGCGGGCCGCGGACGGCATTTCCTTCGCGGTTCCCCGGGGGAAAATTTACGGGCTGTTGGGGCCCAACGGCGCAGGCAAAAGCACCATGGTCAAAATTTTGACCACCATCACTCAGCCGAGTTCGGGGCGCGCGCTGGTTCACGGCTTCGACGTTGCCCGGCAGCCGCTCGATGTGCGCCGGCATATCGCGGTCGTTTTACAGCAAACTGCAGTGGACGGCATGCTGACGGTTGAAGATAACCTAAAAACTTACGCTTATCTTCACGGACTGCCAAAACAGGAAGCCGGCAAACGCATCGCCGCCATCCTGGAGGAATTCGAGCTCGGCTATAAGACCAGGGAAATGGCTCAGGATTTAAGCCAAGGCACAAAACGGCGCCTGCAAGTGGCCAAAATCTTCCTGACGGATGCGCCGGTCGTCTTCCTCGATGAATGCACGACCGGCATGGACCCCTTCATGCGGCGCCGGGTTCTAGAACGCGTGCGCCGGGAAGCCAAAAACGGCAAAACGGTTCTCCTGACCACTCAGGTTTTAAGCGAAGCCGAGGAGCTTTGCGATCACATCATGATCATCCATCAGGGTAAAACCCTGGCTTCGGGCAATTTGCGGGAATTGCGCCGCTTATCCAAGCAAACCTTTCGCGTGCGCATTACCTTCGCCCAAGCGGACGGAAATCTCAACGGCCTTCTTCAAAACCTTAAACCAGCCGAGCTCAATATTGAAGGCGAAAACGCGGATTTGCTGTTTAAAGGCGAAGAGGAAACCTCTCTGCTCGATCATCTGGCCGCTGTTTCGCGCAAGGCGCCGATCAAAAATTTCGAGGTACGCGGGGCCAGTTTGGAGGATATTTTCGTGGATTTGGTGGGGGAGCAAAAATCATGA
- a CDS encoding type II toxin-antitoxin system HicA family toxin, with protein sequence MSKLPQISGERVIRALKKAHFIVLVQRGSHVNMRHADDLSRRCTVVIHGSRPVKPGTLHAILKGAKITLEEFIELL encoded by the coding sequence TTGAGCAAGCTCCCTCAAATATCCGGCGAGCGCGTCATCCGCGCTCTTAAGAAAGCCCATTTTATTGTTCTGGTTCAACGCGGCTCCCATGTCAACATGAGGCACGCCGACGATTTATCACGCCGCTGCACCGTTGTCATCCATGGCTCAAGACCCGTCAAACCGGGAACATTGCACGCAATCCTCAAGGGCGCCAAAATCACCTTGGAGGAATTTATTGAACTCCTATAG
- a CDS encoding type II toxin-antitoxin system HicB family antitoxin, which produces MELNRYHVVLEADPEMGGFSVYVPALPGCASQGESETEALENIKEAIVVHLEGLKKDGIPIPRDREVTTKEVEVARA; this is translated from the coding sequence ATGGAACTCAATCGATACCATGTCGTCTTAGAAGCGGACCCTGAAATGGGCGGTTTTTCGGTCTATGTTCCTGCTTTGCCCGGATGCGCCAGCCAGGGAGAATCCGAAACGGAAGCCCTGGAAAACATCAAAGAAGCTATCGTGGTTCACTTGGAGGGTTTGAAAAAAGACGGAATACCCATTCCCCGTGATCGTGAAGTAACCACCAAAGAAGTCGAAGTCGCCCGCGCTTGA
- a CDS encoding MBL fold metallo-hydrolase encodes MPNPPALKLSFFGGVDEVTGSRHLVETPQAGILLDCGLFQGHRKEALLKNRELPFPLSSVHRVLLSHAHIDHSGGLPVLAKLGYSGPIYSTPATRDLCEIMLEDSAYLQTEDARFFNKIHKDDGERIDPLYEIEDAQKTLRLFKTYGYGETFAAGNGVEAQLLDAGHVLGSAMIKLTAALGAQKRVLLFTGDLGRQESQLMHPPKPPARVDDLLIESTYGGRGHEDLSEGENRFAATIEQAIRDKSKVLIPSFALERTQEILFVLTKLRITGRIGSIPVYLDSPMAINITELFKRYAKDIKFNWGSARPAEQAIPAELVRYARSVEDSKKLNELEGPYIIISASGMCEGGRILHHLRNNINDPNTVVVMVGYQAEGTLGRRLSEGQHKVRIFGLWHEVVAQIKSIQAFSAHADKNDLLRFIRQINPKPKNIFLVHGDQKNRQALADDLKKKGYDNVRLPRYGEAFDL; translated from the coding sequence GTGCCCAATCCTCCTGCGCTGAAACTGAGTTTTTTCGGCGGTGTTGACGAGGTGACCGGTTCGCGCCACCTCGTTGAAACGCCTCAGGCCGGCATTTTGCTCGACTGCGGGCTTTTCCAAGGCCATCGCAAAGAAGCGCTGCTCAAAAACAGGGAATTGCCCTTTCCCCTTTCATCGGTTCATCGCGTCCTGTTAAGCCACGCGCATATCGATCACAGCGGCGGCCTGCCGGTTTTGGCCAAATTGGGTTACTCGGGCCCCATTTATTCGACGCCGGCCACCCGCGATCTTTGCGAAATCATGCTTGAGGATTCCGCCTATTTACAAACGGAAGATGCGCGCTTCTTCAATAAAATCCATAAAGACGACGGCGAACGCATCGACCCCCTCTATGAAATCGAGGACGCGCAAAAAACATTGCGGCTTTTTAAAACTTACGGATACGGCGAAACATTCGCCGCAGGAAACGGCGTTGAGGCCCAATTATTGGATGCCGGGCATGTGCTGGGCTCGGCCATGATCAAATTAACAGCGGCTTTAGGCGCCCAAAAACGCGTTCTTTTGTTCACGGGCGATTTAGGCCGTCAGGAAAGCCAACTCATGCACCCGCCCAAACCGCCGGCTCGCGTCGATGATCTGTTAATCGAAAGCACTTACGGCGGACGCGGCCATGAGGATTTATCCGAGGGCGAAAACCGGTTCGCGGCCACGATCGAACAAGCCATCCGGGATAAAAGCAAAGTCCTGATCCCCAGCTTCGCTTTGGAACGCACTCAGGAAATTCTCTTTGTTTTGACCAAGCTGCGCATCACGGGCCGCATCGGCTCCATCCCCGTTTACTTGGACAGCCCTATGGCCATCAATATCACCGAACTTTTCAAACGCTACGCCAAGGACATCAAATTTAATTGGGGATCGGCCCGGCCGGCGGAACAAGCCATCCCGGCCGAATTGGTCCGATACGCCCGCTCCGTTGAGGATTCCAAAAAATTGAACGAATTGGAGGGTCCCTATATCATCATCTCGGCTTCCGGCATGTGCGAAGGAGGCCGCATCCTCCACCATCTGCGCAACAATATCAACGATCCCAACACCGTCGTCGTCATGGTCGGCTACCAGGCCGAAGGAACGCTCGGCCGGCGCCTGTCGGAAGGCCAACACAAAGTTCGAATTTTCGGGCTCTGGCACGAGGTGGTGGCCCAAATCAAGTCAATACAAGCCTTTTCCGCTCACGCGGATAAGAATGATCTTCTCCGGTTCATCCGGCAAATCAACCCCAAACCGAAAAACATTTTTTTAGTCCATGGGGATCAAAAAAACCGCCAAGCCCTGGCCGATGATCTCAAAAAGAAGGGGTACGATAACGTTCGTTTACCACGCTACGGTGAAGCGTTTGATCTATAA
- a CDS encoding DUF502 domain-containing protein, with translation MRKLAGYFFQGLLLVGPFAATVYILYVTVSFLDGLLPVGLPGLGLLIIIGLITLLGYLGSLFIARPFITLFEKIVEKTPLVKIIYTAVKDLMTAFVGEKKRFSEPVLVTVGKDSGLQKLGFITQKDLSDLGIKGKVAVYLPHSYNFSGNLFIVPKENVMPLDISGAEIMKFIVSGGVTRL, from the coding sequence ATGAGAAAATTGGCCGGTTATTTTTTTCAGGGGCTGTTACTAGTCGGTCCTTTTGCGGCGACCGTTTACATTCTTTATGTGACGGTTTCCTTCTTGGACGGTTTATTGCCCGTCGGCTTGCCGGGATTGGGACTGCTGATCATTATCGGCCTGATCACTCTGTTGGGTTATTTGGGTTCTTTGTTTATCGCCAGGCCGTTTATCACCCTTTTTGAAAAAATTGTGGAAAAGACGCCGTTGGTCAAAATTATTTACACCGCGGTCAAGGATTTGATGACCGCTTTTGTGGGTGAAAAAAAGCGTTTCAGCGAACCTGTTTTAGTCACGGTCGGCAAAGACAGCGGTTTGCAAAAACTGGGTTTTATCACGCAAAAGGATTTGTCTGATTTGGGCATCAAGGGCAAAGTCGCGGTTTACCTGCCCCATTCCTATAACTTTTCCGGCAATCTCTTCATTGTGCCCAAGGAGAACGTGATGCCTTTGGATATTTCAGGCGCTGAAATCATGAAATTTATCGTTTCCGGCGGCGTCACCCGGCTCTAG
- the pruA gene encoding L-glutamate gamma-semialdehyde dehydrogenase, translated as MNARISVPPPVNEPILAYAPKSPERQDLKNKLAELRSQKIDIPLYIGDKEIQTGKLADCRAPHDHRHLLGRFHKAGSKEVALAINAAKSAKSDWAAMPFHARAAIFLKAADLLAGPWRSTLNAAAMLCQSKNVFQAEIDAACELIDFFRFNAHFAQKIYEEQPLSSRGMWNYLEQRPLEGFIFAVTPFNFASIAGNLPTAPAIMGNTVIWKPASSTVYTAHFIMQLLKEAGLPDGVINMVAGSGGEVGNPVLASPDLAGIHFTGSTGTFQDMWSTIGANIRNYRSYPRIVGETGGKDFVMVHPSAQPEAVATALARGAFEYQGQKCSAASRAYIPKSLWPKIKSNLLGQLAGMKMGPVEDSTNFINAVIDKPAYDSIKAYIDFVRAAKKDAKIIYGGKTDESSGYFIQPTVIEAQDPKFKTMVEEIFGPVLTIHVYPDNGFDAALKLCDRTSPYALTGSIFAADRAAILKAAATLTHAAGNFYINDKPTGAVVGQQPFGGARASGTNDKAGSALNLLRWVSPRTIKETFVPPTDYRYPFLAEK; from the coding sequence ATGAATGCACGCATCAGCGTTCCGCCGCCGGTTAATGAGCCGATATTGGCTTATGCGCCCAAAAGCCCCGAACGCCAAGATTTAAAAAACAAGTTGGCCGAACTTCGTTCGCAAAAAATCGATATCCCCCTTTATATCGGCGACAAAGAAATCCAAACCGGAAAATTGGCCGATTGCCGCGCGCCGCACGATCACCGTCATCTGCTGGGCCGCTTCCACAAAGCCGGGTCCAAGGAAGTGGCTCTGGCCATTAACGCCGCCAAATCCGCCAAATCCGATTGGGCCGCCATGCCTTTCCATGCGCGAGCCGCGATTTTTCTTAAAGCCGCCGACCTGTTGGCCGGACCCTGGCGCTCGACGCTCAACGCAGCGGCTATGCTTTGCCAGTCCAAAAACGTTTTTCAAGCGGAAATCGACGCGGCCTGTGAATTGATCGACTTTTTCCGCTTCAACGCCCATTTTGCGCAAAAAATCTACGAAGAGCAGCCTCTTTCCTCGCGCGGGATGTGGAATTACCTGGAGCAACGGCCGTTGGAAGGCTTTATTTTCGCCGTGACGCCTTTTAACTTCGCCTCCATTGCCGGCAATCTGCCCACGGCGCCGGCCATCATGGGCAATACCGTAATCTGGAAACCGGCTTCATCCACGGTGTACACCGCTCATTTCATCATGCAGCTTCTCAAGGAAGCGGGGCTCCCCGACGGGGTCATCAACATGGTGGCGGGCTCAGGCGGCGAAGTCGGCAACCCGGTTTTAGCCAGTCCGGATTTGGCCGGCATCCACTTCACCGGCTCAACCGGCACCTTCCAGGATATGTGGTCCACTATCGGCGCCAATATCCGCAACTACAGAAGCTACCCGCGCATCGTAGGCGAAACCGGGGGCAAAGATTTTGTCATGGTTCATCCGAGCGCCCAGCCCGAAGCCGTGGCTACGGCCCTGGCCAGGGGCGCCTTCGAATACCAAGGCCAAAAATGTTCGGCGGCCAGCCGCGCCTATATCCCCAAATCCTTGTGGCCTAAAATAAAATCCAATCTTCTGGGACAGCTGGCCGGCATGAAAATGGGTCCGGTTGAAGATTCCACGAATTTCATCAATGCGGTCATCGACAAACCCGCTTACGACAGCATCAAAGCCTATATTGATTTTGTCCGTGCCGCCAAAAAAGACGCCAAAATTATTTACGGCGGCAAAACGGACGAGTCCTCCGGTTATTTCATCCAACCCACGGTCATCGAAGCCCAAGACCCAAAATTTAAAACCATGGTGGAAGAAATTTTCGGCCCGGTGCTAACCATTCATGTGTACCCGGATAACGGATTCGACGCCGCGCTGAAGCTCTGCGACCGGACCTCGCCTTATGCCCTGACCGGCTCCATTTTCGCGGCGGACCGGGCAGCCATTTTGAAAGCCGCCGCAACATTGACCCATGCCGCCGGTAATTTTTACATCAACGACAAACCAACCGGCGCGGTCGTCGGGCAGCAGCCCTTCGGCGGGGCCAGGGCCTCGGGCACCAACGACAAGGCGGGCAGCGCGCTCAATCTCCTGCGCTGGGTGTCCCCGCGCACGATCAAAGAAACCTTCGTCCCCCCCACCGATTACCGATATCCCTTCCTGGCTGAAAAATAA
- a CDS encoding c-type cytochrome, with protein sequence MIHNNRAKKLFAAVAAACSLFLQACRQSAPRTPEELGRGAYFSFNCNRCHRIGHMGNTDAPDLTFVGFRHTKEWLDLWMRDSKSWKKDTVMPDFHLEPVTRENLVAYMASLKGQGLEGERPWNEAKLLKDPVKRGAVLYERLGCAACHGRNGQGGYPNNNVAGGKIPAVIYAADGYSREELANLIRKGRRPEKEKPDGLEPMITMPAWGDILSDDEIGALAGYLYSLRPPMSKEDQW encoded by the coding sequence ATGATCCATAACAACCGGGCAAAAAAATTGTTCGCAGCCGTCGCGGCGGCGTGTTCCCTTTTTCTTCAAGCCTGCCGTCAAAGCGCGCCGCGTACCCCGGAAGAATTGGGCCGGGGCGCTTACTTTAGCTTCAATTGCAATCGTTGCCATCGCATCGGGCATATGGGCAATACGGATGCCCCGGATTTAACCTTTGTGGGCTTCAGGCACACGAAAGAATGGCTGGATTTGTGGATGCGCGATTCAAAATCCTGGAAAAAAGATACGGTCATGCCTGATTTTCATTTGGAACCCGTGACCCGAGAAAATTTGGTGGCTTATATGGCTAGTTTAAAGGGCCAGGGTTTGGAGGGGGAGCGGCCGTGGAATGAAGCGAAATTGCTCAAGGACCCGGTCAAGCGCGGGGCTGTGCTGTACGAGCGTTTAGGCTGTGCTGCCTGCCATGGGCGCAATGGGCAGGGGGGTTACCCCAATAATAATGTGGCCGGCGGCAAAATTCCGGCTGTGATTTATGCGGCGGACGGCTATTCGAGAGAGGAGTTGGCGAATTTAATCCGAAAAGGGCGCCGTCCGGAAAAAGAAAAACCGGATGGCCTCGAACCCATGATCACCATGCCGGCCTGGGGCGATATATTAAGCGACGATGAGATCGGCGCTTTGGCGGGATACCTGTACTCTCTTCGCCCGCCGATGAGCAAGGAAGACCAGTGGTGA
- a CDS encoding urate hydroxylase PuuD, whose protein sequence is MAQEGLYQNMELILRWLHVIAGITWIGHLYFFNLVNAVLQGILDDPTKKAVNPKLMPRALWWFRWGAMVTFVVGLLLFTMIYMYTPGLGFGPSAAFSTGDGLTQRAVWILLGMLLGTIMWFNVWFVIWPVQKKILSGKASPEELPVIRKRAGLFSRVNTYLSGPMLVGMLAAQHYGAFNTLTLIVFSGVTLLAVWGAISSSSKVGTSV, encoded by the coding sequence ATGGCGCAAGAAGGTCTTTATCAAAATATGGAGCTGATCCTGCGTTGGCTGCATGTGATTGCGGGCATCACCTGGATCGGGCATCTTTATTTCTTCAATTTGGTCAATGCGGTTTTGCAGGGTATTTTGGATGACCCCACCAAAAAAGCCGTCAACCCTAAGTTGATGCCCAGGGCGTTGTGGTGGTTCCGCTGGGGAGCCATGGTGACGTTCGTGGTCGGCCTTCTTCTCTTCACGATGATTTACATGTACACCCCGGGTTTGGGTTTCGGTCCCAGCGCCGCTTTCTCCACCGGGGACGGGCTCACTCAGCGCGCCGTTTGGATTCTTCTGGGCATGTTATTGGGCACGATCATGTGGTTCAACGTATGGTTTGTGATCTGGCCGGTCCAGAAAAAAATCCTTTCCGGCAAAGCCTCGCCGGAAGAATTGCCCGTCATTAGGAAACGGGCCGGGCTTTTTTCCCGCGTCAATACCTATCTATCTGGCCCCATGCTTGTGGGCATGCTGGCCGCCCAGCATTACGGCGCTTTTAATACGCTCACCCTGATCGTGTTCTCCGGGGTGACCCTGCTGGCGGTCTGGGGCGCGATCAGCTCCTCAAGCAAAGTCGGAACTTCGGTTTAA
- a CDS encoding tetratricopeptide repeat protein: protein MSIDEIATGHVGPRNDGISVRLLLTLTLLFCMPLSAKELGGSAGDIWTFGAGARSLGLANASLELADDATAGYWNPARLSYVGRMNFNFLHAGLFEGGAYDYMGWAYPTIAAGTIGLNIVRLGIGGVEQRDENNNLVGNYSFGSNGFALSYGNQFGSSFSLGGNMKYLTRTLPGASSSLMSFDLAADYRAFKFGEVGVVMRDVFFAAAGTDDELPLNVALGASYGLFEGALKVSGQFEQQTGAIKAGVEYGLGPASLRLGMGATGQTTGGLGFRYQNVQLDYAILMHELGNSNRFSLGFWFGKDRGRQRKDLSRLYMEKAVQAYREGKFLRAFKLMDKALVFNPTDVLLIARKERLANIIAYLRLTREELKRPSKDSPEAAKQKYVYTVRGLSDYVEANSEGALLLLRQAISIDPADEGLRRVHDTIADESGRKEEKSKPLLSPAANVGAKLGEADRYFRQGRFDLAAKACEDTIKLDPNNALAYERLGSSYFALGLKDKAVEMWQRAIQINPNNQPLRMFLQNFLGAQQQ, encoded by the coding sequence ATGTCTATCGATGAGATTGCCACGGGCCACGTGGGCCCTCGCAATGACGGAATTTCCGTCCGTCTCTTATTGACGTTAACCCTCCTATTCTGCATGCCTCTATCCGCCAAGGAATTAGGCGGCAGCGCCGGAGATATCTGGACATTCGGCGCGGGCGCGCGCTCCCTGGGATTGGCCAACGCGTCCCTGGAACTCGCCGACGACGCCACGGCCGGCTACTGGAACCCGGCTCGGCTTTCCTATGTCGGACGAATGAATTTCAATTTCCTGCACGCCGGGCTCTTTGAAGGCGGCGCCTACGATTACATGGGTTGGGCTTATCCCACCATCGCGGCCGGGACCATCGGCTTAAACATCGTGCGCCTGGGCATCGGGGGCGTGGAACAAAGGGACGAAAACAACAATTTGGTCGGCAATTACAGCTTCGGCTCCAACGGCTTTGCCCTGTCTTACGGCAATCAATTCGGGTCTTCGTTTTCTTTGGGCGGCAATATGAAATACCTGACCAGGACTTTGCCCGGCGCCTCCTCCTCGCTGATGTCCTTCGACTTGGCCGCGGATTACAGGGCGTTCAAATTCGGCGAAGTGGGCGTGGTGATGCGGGATGTGTTTTTCGCGGCCGCGGGCACGGATGACGAATTGCCGTTGAATGTGGCCTTAGGCGCCAGTTACGGGCTCTTCGAGGGGGCCCTCAAGGTTTCCGGACAATTCGAGCAGCAAACCGGGGCTATCAAAGCGGGCGTGGAATACGGTTTGGGACCCGCTTCCCTGCGCCTGGGCATGGGCGCCACCGGGCAGACAACCGGCGGGCTCGGTTTCCGCTATCAAAACGTTCAATTGGACTACGCGATCCTGATGCATGAATTAGGCAATTCAAACCGCTTCTCCCTGGGTTTCTGGTTCGGCAAAGACCGGGGACGCCAAAGGAAGGACTTGTCCCGGCTTTATATGGAGAAAGCCGTGCAAGCTTACCGCGAAGGCAAATTCCTGCGCGCCTTCAAACTGATGGACAAGGCCCTGGTCTTTAATCCGACCGATGTTCTGTTGATCGCCCGCAAGGAAAGGCTGGCCAATATCATCGCCTACCTGCGGCTGACCCGCGAAGAATTAAAACGCCCGAGCAAGGACTCGCCCGAAGCCGCCAAGCAAAAATACGTTTACACGGTGCGCGGCCTTTCCGATTACGTCGAAGCCAATTCGGAAGGAGCGCTTCTGTTGTTGCGTCAGGCGATTTCCATCGATCCCGCGGACGAAGGTTTGCGCCGCGTGCATGACACGATCGCGGATGAATCCGGCAGGAAAGAAGAGAAGTCCAAACCCTTGCTTTCTCCGGCCGCCAATGTGGGCGCCAAATTAGGGGAAGCGGACCGGTATTTCCGTCAAGGCCGCTTTGATTTGGCGGCCAAAGCCTGCGAGGATACGATCAAGCTCGATCCCAACAATGCCCTGGCTTACGAACGCCTGGGTTCCTCTTATTTCGCCCTGGGTCTCAAAGACAAAGCCGTTGAGATGTGGCAGAGAGCGATTCAAATCAACCCCAACAATCAACCGCTCAGGATGTTTCTGCAGAATTTTCTCGGGGCCCAACAACAATAA